A stretch of DNA from Acidimicrobiia bacterium:
CGCCAATCCGCCGGTTGCCCGCATCATGGACTACGGCCGGTATGTCTACGAGCAAGAACAGCGGCGCCGCCAGTCGAAACGCAAGGCCACCAAGGTCGTCATCAAGGAGATGAAGTTCAAGCCGAAGATCGACGAGCACGACTACGTCACGAAGATGAAGCACGTGCTTCGCTTCCTCGACGAGGGCAACAAAGTCAAGCTCACGATCTGGCTGCGAGGACGTGAGATCGCCCACCCCGAGCTCGGCATGAAGATCCTGCGCCGGATCGCCGACGACGTGGTCGATCTGGCCATCATCGAATCACAACCTCGACAAGACGGCCGCAACATGACGATGGTCCTGCACCCCAACAAGAAAGACGGAAAGAAGACCAAGGAAGTCAGCGCGGCAAAGGCTGCCGCCCCACGAGATGTGTCGATGGATGTGCCAATGGATGTGCCAATGGATGTGCCAATGGATGTGCCAGTGGAAGTCACAGTGGAAGTCAGCGCAGCGGATGTTTCCGCGCCCGAAGACAACGGAGCTACGTGATGCCGAAGATGAAGACACACCGGGGCGCAGCGAAGCGTTTCCACGTGACCGGTACCGGGAAGATCCGTCGCCGCAAGGCGTACCGCTCGCACCTGCTCGAGAAGAAGCCGAGTAAGCGCACACGCCGACTCGGCCGCGCCGCCTGGCTCACCGGCGCCGACAAGAAGAAAGTCAAAAAGCTTCTCGGCCGCTGACGCCTCGTTTGTTCACCACTCACACGCACACGATTCAGGAGTTGCACGATGGCCAGGGTCAAACGATCCGTCCATGGCAAGAAGCACCGCCGCAAAATCCTCGACGCCGCCTCGGGTTACCGCGGGTCGCGCAGCCGGAGCTTCCGCAAGGCCAACGAGCAGGTCATGCACTCCGGGAATTACGCGTATCGCGACCGGCGCGCGCGCAAGGGTGATTTCCGCAAGCTCTGGATCGTGCGCATCAACGCCGCGTGCCGCCAGCACGACATGTCGTACTCGCGCTTCGTCGCTGGGTTGAAGGTCGCGGAGATCGACGTCGACCGCAAGATCCTCGCCGACCTCGCGGTCAAGGATGCCGCCGCCTTCGGCGCGCTCGTGTCCGCCGCGAGGGAGGCCCTCGAAGCTGCCTGACCGGAAGCGAGGCCCGGCAGCACCGCGAGCGAACGCCCGCGAGCCGGGTATCCCAGCTCACAGGGAGCGAGCCATGTGGCGGCTGCCATGAGCGGAGAGCTTGGCCCGCGCCACCGCGTGGTCCGCCGGCTCCGCGCGGTCCTGCGCGACGCGCGTGCCCGCGAAGCCGAGCGCGTCTTCGTCGTCGAAGGGCCACGTGCGGTCGAGGCTGCGTTGGATCGCGGAGCTGCGCTCGAGGCGGTGTTCTTCGGCCCCAACGCCGAGGTCGCGTTCGCACCGTTGGTGGCGCGCGTCGAAGCGGTGGGCGTCCCGGTCGAGTTGCTCGGGGAAGGCGTGCTCGAGAAGCTCGGCTCCACCGTCACGCCGCAACCCGTGCTCGCGGTCGCGCCGATGCCCCTGCTTTCCGGGGATGATCTGGCCGTCGACGTGCTGACGCGTGACGGGCTGGTGCTCGTTGGTGTTGCGCTGGCCGACCCCGGCAACGTCGGCACGTTGCTGCGCAGCGCGGAAGCTTCGGGCGCGGCCGCAATCGTGCTCAGTGCCGGATCGGTCGATGCCTACAATCCCAAGGTCGTTCGCGCCTCCGCCGGCGCGATCTTCGGAATTCCCGTCGTAGAGGGGTGGTCGGCGGTGGAGGCGCTCGACGTGTTGCAGCAGCACGGTCGGCGGCGAGTGGCTGCCGACGCCCGCTCGGGCACGCCGTACGACGCGATCGACTTCTGCGTCCCCACCGCGGTCGTGCTCGGCAACGAGGCCCACGGCCTCCCGTCCGAGCTCGACGCGCATCTCGACGGGAGGGTCACCGTGCCCATGCACGGGTCCGCCGAGTCGCTCAACGTCGCGATGGCCGGTTCCATTCTCTGCTTCGAGTCGGCGCGCCAGCGCGCGCGGGGGACCGCACGATGACGCTCGCCGAGATCCAAGAGCTGCTCGCGAATGCGACGACCGTCGCCGCAGAAACGATCAACGCGACCACGACGATTGGTGATGCCGAGCAGGCCGGCAAACGTCTGACCGGGCGCCGGTCGCACGTGGGTCAGGCCAAGGAGAAGATCAAGACCCTTGATCCCTCCGAGCGCCCTGTAGCCGGGAAGGCCGTGGCGGCGCTCCAAGCGCGCATCGCGGGGTGGGTCGAGGCGAAGCGCGCCGAGATCGAGGCGGCCGCCGCGGCCGCAGCGCCGCGCGACGCGGTCGACCTCACGCTCGGCGGGCACGGTCGCGCGCGCGGACACCTCCACCTCGTCACGCAGGTGCAGCGCGAGCTCGAGGACATCTTCATCGGCATGGGCTACCGGGTGATGGAAGGCCCCGAGGTCGAAGATGATTGGCACAACTTCGAGGCGCTCAACATGGCGCCCGCCCACCCGGCCCGTTCGATGCAAGACACGCTCTACGTGGAGCTCGGCGAGCCGGAGCAGATCCTGCTGCGTACGCACACGTCGCCCGTCCAGATCCGCACGATGGAGCACATGAAGCCGCCGATCTTCGTCGTTGCGCCCGGCCGCACGTACCGCAGCGA
This window harbors:
- the infC gene encoding translation initiation factor IF-3 yields the protein MNDRIRAREVFLVGAEGEQLGVRPLPEALTQARDLQLDLVEVAPNANPPVARIMDYGRYVYEQEQRRRQSKRKATKVVIKEMKFKPKIDEHDYVTKMKHVLRFLDEGNKVKLTIWLRGREIAHPELGMKILRRIADDVVDLAIIESQPRQDGRNMTMVLHPNKKDGKKTKEVSAAKAAAPRDVSMDVPMDVPMDVPMDVPVEVTVEVSAADVSAPEDNGAT
- the rpmI gene encoding 50S ribosomal protein L35, whose amino-acid sequence is MPKMKTHRGAAKRFHVTGTGKIRRRKAYRSHLLEKKPSKRTRRLGRAAWLTGADKKKVKKLLGR
- the rplT gene encoding 50S ribosomal protein L20 → MARVKRSVHGKKHRRKILDAASGYRGSRSRSFRKANEQVMHSGNYAYRDRRARKGDFRKLWIVRINAACRQHDMSYSRFVAGLKVAEIDVDRKILADLAVKDAAAFGALVSAAREALEAA
- a CDS encoding RNA methyltransferase, whose product is MSGELGPRHRVVRRLRAVLRDARAREAERVFVVEGPRAVEAALDRGAALEAVFFGPNAEVAFAPLVARVEAVGVPVELLGEGVLEKLGSTVTPQPVLAVAPMPLLSGDDLAVDVLTRDGLVLVGVALADPGNVGTLLRSAEASGAAAIVLSAGSVDAYNPKVVRASAGAIFGIPVVEGWSAVEALDVLQQHGRRRVAADARSGTPYDAIDFCVPTAVVLGNEAHGLPSELDAHLDGRVTVPMHGSAESLNVAMAGSILCFESARQRARGTAR
- the pheS gene encoding phenylalanine--tRNA ligase subunit alpha; the protein is MTLAEIQELLANATTVAAETINATTTIGDAEQAGKRLTGRRSHVGQAKEKIKTLDPSERPVAGKAVAALQARIAGWVEAKRAEIEAAAAAAAPRDAVDLTLGGHGRARGHLHLVTQVQRELEDIFIGMGYRVMEGPEVEDDWHNFEALNMAPAHPARSMQDTLYVELGEPEQILLRTHTSPVQIRTMEHMKPPIFVVAPGRTYRSETPSPRHSPVFHQIEALVVDRGITLADLFGTIETFVRALFGDESIRTRFRPDFFPYTEPSAELAVSCIFCDGVGCRVCFGSGWLELGGCGMVDPNVLAGVGIDPEEFTGFAFGFGLERIAMVRYGVDEIKTFFDNDTRFLAQY